The sequence CGGTGGCCTACGCGGCCGTCGTCCTGGCCCTTCGGATCCCGGAGGCGCGGCAGATCCTCGACCTCTTCGCGAGACGATTGCGCAGGCGCTCGTAATCTAAGAGACGAATTGGCCGACCAGTCGCACATCCGCAACTTCTCGATCATCGCCCACATCGACCACGGCAAGTCGACGCTGGCGGACCGGATCCTGGAGCTCACCCAAACCGTCGACCCCCGGTCGATGCGCGCCCAGCTGCTCGACTCCATGGACCTGGAGCGCGAGCGCGGCATCACGATCAAGGCGCAGGCCGTGCGCGTCTTCTACACGGCGCAGGACGGTGAGACCTACCAGTTCCACCTGATCGACACGCCCGGCCACGTGGACTTCACGTACGAGGTCAGCCGCTCGCTGGCCGCGTGCGAGGGCGCGCTGCTCGTCGTCGACGCCTCCCAGGGCGTGGAGGCGCAGACCGTCGCCAACACCTACCTGGCGATCGACGCCGGCCTCGAGCTCATCCCGACCATGAACAAGGTCGACCTGCCGGGCGCCGAGCCCGAGCGGGTGGGGGAGGAGATCGCGGAGCTGATCGGCGAGGACCCTGACCAGGTGCGGCGGATCTCCGCCAAGACCGGCGAGGGCGTGCTCGACGTGCTCGAGCAGATCGTGCAGCGCGTCCCGCCGCCCGCCGGCGACCCCGAGGCCGCGCCGCGCGCGTTGATCTTCGACTCCGAGTACGACCAGTACCGCGGCGTGATCGCCTACATCCGCGTCGTCGACGGCACGTTCCGCAAGGGCGAGACGATCCTCGGCATGCAGACCGGCACGCAGGCCGAGATCGACGACATCGGCTTCTTCACGCCCGCGCAGCTCCCGGCGGAGCAGCTCGGTCCGGGTGAGGTCGGCTACCTGATCACGGGCATCAAGGACGTCACCCAGCTCGCCGTCGGTGAGACGCTGACGATCAAGCGCAACCCCGCGCAGGAAGCGCTGCCGGGCTATCGCGAAGTCAAGCCGATGGTGTTCTGCGGCCTGTTCCCGATGAACAACGACGACTACCCGGAGCTCCGGGACGCGCTCGAGAAGCTGACGCTGAACGACGCGGCGTTGTCGTGGGAGTCCGAGACCTCGGACGCGCTCGGCTTCGGGTTCCGCTGCGGCTTCCTCGGCCTGCTGCACATGGACATCGTGCGCGAGCGCCTGGAGCGCGAGTACGACCTCGAGCTGATGGCGACGATGCCGTCGGTGGAGTTCGAGATCACGCTCACCGACGGGAACGTGATCCCGGTCCATAACCCGACGGACATGCCCGACCCGGCGCGCATCGCCGAGGTCCGCGAGCCCTACATCCGCGCCTCGATCCTGACGCCGAAGGAGTACATCGGCCAGATCATGGAGCTGTGCCAGGACCGCCGCGGCAACCACTCGGGCATGCACTACCTGAGCGCCGACCGAGTGCAGCTCACGTACGACCTGCCGCTGGCCGAGGTCGTCCTGGACTTCTTCGACCAGCTCAAGACGCGCACGAAGGGCTACGCGTCGCTGGACTACGAGCCGATCGGCCTGCGCCCCTCGAACCTCGTCAAGCTCGACGTGCTGCTCGGCGGCGACGCCGTGGACGCGCTGAGCATGGTCGTCCACCGCGACAAGGCCTACGAGCAGGGCAAGCAGATGACCGAGCGGCTGCGCAAGCGGATCCCGCGCCAGCAGTACGACGTGCCGATCCAGGCCGCCGTCGGCGCGAAGATCATCGCCCGCGAGACCGTCAAGGCCTTCCGCAAGGACGTCACGGCCAAGTGCTACGGCGGCGACATCAGCCGCAAGCGCAAGCTGCTCGAGCGCCAGAAGGAAGGCAAGAAGCGGATGAAGCAGGTCGGCCGCATCGAGGTCCCGCAGGAGGCGTTCCTGGCCGTGCTGGAGCTGGCGGACGAGAAGTGAGCCACTCGGACACGTACCTGGTCGGGCGCGAGAAGATCCGCGAGTACGCGGCGTCGATCGGCGAGCAGTCGCCGATCTGCAACGACGTCGCCGCGGCGCGTGAGGCCGGCTACGAGGACGTCGTCGCTCCGCCGATGTTCGCCGCCGTCTACAAGTGGCGCGCGATGGGCCCGGCCGTGCTGGACCCGGAGATCGGCATCGACTTCTCCCGTCTCGTCCACGGCGCGCAGGACTTCACTTGGCACCTGCCCGTGGTCGCCGGCGACGAGATCACCACCGAGGCGTCGTTCGTCGACAAGGCCAAGCGCGCCGACATCACCGTGTACACATTCAGCTCGCGCTCGACCAACCAGCGCGGCGAGCTCGTCTGCGAGGGGACATGGACGAACTTCGTGAGGTGACGGTCACGCCCGGCCGGTACACGACGTACCACTACGCCGGCGCGTCGGGGGACTTCAACCCGATCCACCTGGACGACGAGTTCGCCCGGTCGGTCGAGCTGCCGTCGAAGATCCTCCATGGCCTGTGGACGATGGCGCAGGTCGCGCGCGCCCAGACCGACGTGGTCGGCGACCCGCTCGCGCTCAAGTCGCTGAGCGTCCAGTTCCGCGGCATGGGCGTGCCCGAGCAGGACATCGTCATAACCTCGAAGCTCAAGTCGCAGGAGAACGGCGAGGCCGTCTTCGACTGCGAGGCGGTCCAGGACGGCAACAAGCTCGTCCGGCGCGGCAAGGCCGTCGTGCGCGTCACCGGCAGTTCTTAGAATCAGAGTCTGTGCTTACGCCCCGTCAGGACCTCCTGCTGAGCAAGGTGGTCGACGGGTTCGCGCGGACCGGGCAGCCGGTGGGCTCCAAGACGCTGGCGGCTGACCCCGAAGTCACTGCGGGACCGTCGACGATCCGCAACGAGCTCGCCGTGCTCGAAGAGCGCGGGCTGCTCGCGCATCCGCACACGTCCGCGGGGCGCGTGCCGACCGACGCGGGCTACCGCTACTACGTGGACCGGCTGATGCCCGAGGCCCCGCGCGAGCAGCTCGGGCTGTCGCTGGTGCGGCGCGAGGTCGACGACGCCATGCGCGAGACGACCGAGACGCTCTCGCAGGTGACGAACCTGCTGGCGCTGGTCACCGCGCCGCCGATCGCCACGACGACGATCCGCCACATCGAGGTCCTGCTGCTCCAGCCGCAGGTGCTGATGGTGGTCGTGATCACGTCCACGGGCGGGGTGTCGAAGAAGGTCTTCACGTTCGACCGGCCGGTGGACGCGGGGCTCGCGGACTGGGCGGGCTCGTACCTGAACGAGCGGCTCGTCGGCATGGGCCTGGGCGCGCGGATGCTCGGCTCGCGCCTGAACGACGTGTCGCTGCCGGCGACGGAGCGCGCGTTCGTGACCGAGCTCGCGCCGGCCTTCCTCGAGCTGGTCGAGACCGCCGACGACACGCTGTACGTCGACGGCGCGCACCGGCTGCTGAGCGAGTACCGCTTCCAGGACGTCTCCCAGCTCAACGCGCTGATGGAGATGCTCGAGCGGCGCGTCTCGATGCTCGGCGTCCTGTCGACCGCGCTGGGCTCCCGCGGCACGTACGTGCGGATCGGGATCGAGAACCCCCAGCCGGCCCTGCAGTCGCTCTCGCTGGTGGCCGCCAACTACGGCCTGCCGCAGCGCAATCTTGGAACGGTGTCGGTGATCGGGCCGACCCGGATGGACTATTCCCGCGCGATCCGCACGGTGCGCGAGGCCGCGCACGAGCTGTCGCGCTTTGTCGAGGAGCTCTACTAGCCAGTGCCACGCGATTACTACGAAGTCCTCGGCGTCGATCGGGAGGCCGACGAGGCCACGATCAAGAAGTCGTTCCGGCGGCTCGCGCGCGAGCTGCACCCGGACGTCAACGCGCACGACCCGCAGGCCGAGGAGAAGTTCAAGGAGGCGGCCGAGGCGTACGAGGTGCTGAGCGACGCCGACCGGCGCCGCACCTACGACGCGTACGGGCACGAGGGTCTCAAGGGCGCCGGCGGGGCGCCGAACTTCCAGGACTTCGGGTCGATCAGCGACCTGTTCAGCGCGTTCTTCGGGCAGGGCGGGTTCGACCAGGCCTTCGGCGGCACGCGCATGCGCGGCGGGGCCGTCCAGGGCGGCGACGTCGCGATCGCGGTGCAGATCACGCTCCAGGACGCCGCGCGCGGCTCGGAGATCGAGGTCGCCTACGACGCGACCGCGCTGTGCGAGACCTGCCACGGCAACGGCGCCGAGCCGGGCACGCCGATCGTCACCTGCGACAAGTGCCGCGGCGCGGGCCAGATCCAGGCCGTGCAGCGCACCCGGTTCGGCCAGATGGTGCGGACGGCGCTGTGCGACAAGTGCAGCGGCGACGGCCGGATCGCCGAGCAGCCGTGCCACACCTGCGACGGCCGCGGGATGGTCGCGGTCGAGCGGCGCGTGAAGGTCGACATCCCGGCGGGCATCGCCGACGGGCAGCGGCTGCGGATCACCAGTCGCGGCCACGCGGGCGAGCGCGGCGGGCCGGCGGGCGACCTGTACGTGGTCGTGCGCGTCAAGGAGGACGAGCGCTTCCTGCGCGACCGCGAGGACCTGATCACCGTGGTCGACGTGCCCGCGCCGCTGGCGGCGCTCGGGACGACGATCCAGGTGCCGACGCTGGACGGCGACGTGCCGCTGGACGTGCCCGCGGGCACGCAGCCGGGGGAGACGATCCTCATGAACGGCCGCGGCATGCCGCCGATCGGGCGCGGGCGCACCGGCGACCTGAAAGTGGTCGTCAACGTCGTGATCCCGCGGCGCCTGTCGAAGAAGCAGAAGGACCTCCTCGAGCAGCTCGCCGACTCGCTGACCGAGGAGAACCTGCGCGAGAGCGAAGGCATGATCGCCAAGCTCAAACGAGCTCTGGCCGGGTGATCCGGCTCGGCATCCGCGTTCGTGCCGCGGACGCGGAAGTCGCGTACGCGCGGCTGGAACCGCTGCTCGCCGGTGGGTTCGAGGAGATCGAGGACGGCGAGCACGTCGAGCTCGTCGTCTACGGCGACGCGTTCGGAGACATCGTCTTCCCGGAGCTCGTCTCGCAGTCGCGCACGCCCGTCGCGGACGGCTGGGAGACGGCGTGGCACAAGCACCTGGAGCCGGTGACCGTGGGGAAGCTGACGGTCCGGCCGCCGTGGCTGCCCGGTCCCGGGCTCGTCGTCGACCCCGGTGACACGTTCGGGCTCGCGTCGCACCCGACCACGAAGCTCTGCCTGCAGCTGCTGCAGGAGCTCCCGCCGACCCCGCTGGCCGACTGGGGCTGCGGCAGCGGCGTGCTGTCGGTGGCCGCGGCGCACCTCGGGTTCGCCCCGGTCACGGCGATCGAGCTCGACCCGGGCGCGGTGGCGACCGCCCGCAAGAACGGCGTCGACGCGCACGTCGCCGACGTCACCGAGGCGCCGCCGTGGGCACGCACCGTCGTGGCGAACGTCACCGCCGCGCTGCTGGGCAAGATGACCGGCATCCCCGGGCCGCCGGAGACGCCCGTGACGCTGATCGTGTCCGGTGTGATCGTCGACCACGCCGACGTGCCGCGGACGATCTTCGAGCCGCTCGGCTTCACCGAGGCCGACCGGCGCGAACGCGACGGCTGGGTGGCCGTCCGGTTGGAGACGAACGCATGATCCGCCTGTCCGTGAAAGTCCCTCGTGAGCACGCTGAGGTCGCGCTGCTCGACCTGATGGCCTTCGCCCCGGGTGGGCTCGAGGAGGTCGACCTGGGGGACGCCGTCGAGTACGTGCTCTACGGCGCCGAGGGCGAGCTGCCGGCGCTGGGCGACGTCCGCGCGGCGGTGGGCGACGCGCTCGTCGAGGTCTCCACGAGCGAGGTCGACGAGGTCGACTGGCACTCGTTCCACCATCCCCTCGACGTAGGGCCGCTGCGAGTCCGGCCGCCCTGGCACGAGCCGCGCGACGGCGCGCTGGACGTCGTGATCGAGCCCGGCATGGGCTTCGGCACCGGCTCGCACGCCACCACGCGGCTCACGCTGGAGCTGCTCACCGCGCTCACGCCCGAGGGCGCGCTCGCGGACTGGGGCTGCGGCAGCGGGATCCTGGCGATCGCGGCCGCCAAGCTCGGCTGGGAGCCCGTGCTGGCGTGCGACATCGAGCCCGAGTCGGTCGACGAGGCACGCGCGGCCGCGGCGCACAACGGCGTCGCGCTCGAGGTCACGCGCTGCGATGTGCGCCAGGGCGGCCCGCCCGCCCCGACCGTCCTCGCCAACCTCGTCCGCCCGCTCCTGCTCCAGGTCGCGGCCAACCTCACCGAGGTCCCCGAGCGCCTGATCATCTCCGGCGTGGAGACGCACGAGATCGACGAGGTCCTGCTCGCCTTCACGCGGATCTCGCTCGTCGAGCGCGCCCGCCGCGAGGGCAACGGCTGGGCCGCGATCGAGCTGATCCGCGCCCCGTACTGAAGATAAAGGTGCCTGGCACCTTTATCTTCTCTCGGCGTGATCACGCTCGACGATGTGCAGGCTGCGGCGCGGCGGCTCGAGGGCGTCGCGCACCGCACTCCCGTTCTCAGTGGCCGCAGCCTCGACGAGGCCACCGGCGCGGGCCGCGTGCTGCTGAAGGCCGAGAACCTGCAGCGCGTCGGCGCGTTCAAGTTCCGGGGCGCCTACAACGCGGTCGCGTCGCTGCCCGCGGAGGAGCGCCGCCGCGGCGTGGCGACCGTGTCCAGCGGCAACCACGCGCAGGCGCTCGCGCTCGCGGCGCGGCTGCACGAGGTGCCCGCGGTGATCCTGATGCCCGAGGACGCGCCCGCGGGCAAGCTCGCGGCGACCAAGGGCTACGGCGCCGAGATCGTCCCGTTCGACCGTTACGAGCAGGACCGCGAGGATCTGCTGGCGGCGCTCGTCGAAGCGCGCGGGCTGACGCCGGTCCACCCGTACGACAACCCGTTCGTGATGGCCGGCCAGGGCACGGCCGCGCTGGAGCTGATCGAGGACGCCGGCCCGCTCGACGTCCTGCTCGTCTGCGTCGGCGGCGGCGGCCTGATCGCGGGCTGCTCGACGGCCGCGCGCGGCCTCTCGCCCGACACGCGCGTGATCGGCGTCGAGCCCGAGGAGGGCGACGACTTCGTCCGCTCGCTCGCGGCCGGCGAGCGCGTCCGGGTCCCCGTCCCGCGCACGATCGCCGACGGCCAGCAGACGCCGATCCCCGGCGAGCTCACGTTCCCGGTCGTCCAGGAGCGCGTCGACGAGGTGATCACGGTCTCCGACGCGGAGATCGTCACCGCGATGCGGCTGCTGTTCGAGCGGGCCAAGACGGTCGCCGAGCCGAGCGGCGCCTGCGCGTTCGCCGCGCTGCTGGCCGGCAAGGTCGACGCGGCCGGGCTGCGCGTGGGCGTGACGATCTCCGGCGGGAACATCACCGCGGCGCGGTTCGCCGAGCTCGTCGGCACGTGAGGGGCGACGCTCGCCTGGCGGCTCGCGTCGCTGCGAAGGCTCGCCCGGCGGGCTCGCCTTCGCGCGTCCCCGGTCCGCGCACGTGAGCGCGGCGGCACTCGTCCTGGTCCTCGCGTCGGCCTTCCTGCACGCGGGCTGGAACGCCCTGGTCGCGGGCGCGGAGGACACGCACGCGACCGCGGCGGTGGCGATGCTGACCGGCGTCGCGGTCTTTGCGCTGCCCGCCGCGCTGACGTGGCGGGTCGAGGCCGAGGCGTGGCCGTACATCGGCGGCTCCGCGGTGCTCGAGCTCGCGTACTTCGCGCTGCTGGCCGCCGTCTACGCCCGGGCGGACTACTCGTTCGCCTATCCGGTGGCGCGCGGTGCGGCGCCCGTGATCGTCCTGATCATCTCGATCGTCGCGCTCGGCGCCGACCTGAGCGCGCTCGCCGTGATCGGGATCCTCGCGGTGACCGGCGGCGTGCTGCTCGTGCGCGGCGTCGGCGACGACACGCCGGACGCGCTGTCGGTCGGCCTCGCGCTGGCCGTCGGCGCGTGCATCGCCGGCTACACGCTCGTCGACGACCACGGCGTCGAGCACGCCGCGCCGATCCCGTACTTCGTCCTCGTCCTCGGCCTGTCGGCGATCCCGTACGCGCTCGTGATCGGCCCACAGCGCCTCAGGGCCGCCACCGACCGTCGGTCGCTGCCCGCCGGCGCGGGCATGGCCGCCGCCTACATCCTCGTCCTGGCGGCGCTCGAACGCGCACCCGCGGCGCCCGTCGCCGCGCTCAGGGAGTCGAGCGTCCTGCTCGCCGGCGCGGGCGGTGGCCGGCGCCGTCTGGTCGGCTCAGCGCTCGTCGCCCTCGGCATCGCCGCGGTCGTGTTCGGCTAGGAACGCGGGCGAGGCGCCGCCGAGGGTCTCGATCACCGAGCGCGCCCGCCGGCAGGTCCGGAACCGTCGCGGCGGCACCGCCTCGTCCACCCGCACGACCCGCCCGGCTGCGTCCAACCAGATCAGGTCGAGCGCGAACCGCATGCCGAACGTGTGCACGGACCGGCACGGCGCCAGCTCCAGCCCCAGATCCGCGGGCATGGGGTCCATCCGCGCGAGCCCGAGACCGCGCGCGCGGCGGGTTCGAGCCTCGACGATCCGCAGCCCACCGCCCAACGTCCGCACCGGCAATCCGTCGAGACGTGTGTCCACGGTCGCGGATCCTGCCGGATGGCGACGTACACTGGATGCATTGCAGATCGCTGAGCGCATCAGAGCCGACGTGACCACCGCCATGAAGGCGGGGGAACGCGAACGCGTCCAAGCGCTCCGCCTCGTCCTCTCCGAGCTTCAGAAGGCGGAGAAGGAAGGCGGAGCGGACGAGCTGGCGGTCCTGCGGCGCGAGCGCAAGCGGCGTCGCGAGGCCGAAGAGGCGTATCGCGAAGCCGGGCGCGCGGAGCTCGCGGCCCAGGAAGCCCAGGAGGCCGAGATCATCGAGGCCTACCTTCCGCAGGAGCTGAGCGATGCGGAGCTGGAAGCCCTTGTCGAAGCGGGAGTTCAGTCGACCGGAGCGTCGTCCCCGCGAGACATGGGGCGGGTGATCAAGCACGTGATGGAGGCCGCCGGCGGCCGCGCCGACGGGAAGAGGGTCTCGACCAAGGTGAAGGAAGCGCTTTCTTAGATGGCACGTCGGCAGTTGGAAGTATCGAACGAGGTCGCCGCGGAGCTCGCCGGCTCGCGCGATGCGGCCCTGCGAACGTTGGAGGAGCAGCTCGACTGCGAGGTGTTCCTGCGCGGGAACATCGTCACGCTGGACGGTGAGGCCGAGGCGGTGCAGGCCGGCGCGACCGTGATCCGCGAGCTGTCGGCGATGGTGGAGCGCGGGCACGACATCGGGCCGGCGACGGTCGAGGCCGTCGCGCGCGTCCTGGAGTCCAACGAGTCGCCGTCGAAGGTGCTCGAGGACGTCGTCTGGCGCCACCGCAACCTGCGGGTCGCGCCCAAGTCCGTCAATCAGAAGAAGTACGTGGACGCGATCAAGCGCTCCACGGTCACGTTCGGCGTCGGCCCGGCCGGTACGGGCAAGACGTTCCTGGCGATGGCGATGGCCACGGCCGCGCTGTCCCGGCGCGAGGTCAACCGGATCATCCTCACCCGGCCGGCGGTGGAGGCGGGCGAGCGGCTCGGCTTCCTCCCGGGCGACCTGATGGCCAAGGTGGACCCGTACCTGCGTCCGCTGTTCGACGCCCTGAACGACATGATGGACCCGGAGAAGGTCGCCACCCATCTGGAGAAGGGCGTGATCGAGGTCGCGCCGCTCGCGTTCATGCGCGGCCGGACGCTCAACGACTCGTTCGTGATCCTCGACGAGGCGCAGAACACGACGCCCGAGCAGATGAAGATGTTCCTGACCCGGCTCGGGTTCGGCTCGCGGATGGTCGTCACCGGTGACGTCACGCAGGTCGACCTCCCGCGCGACCAGAAGTCCGGCCTGATCGTGGTCAACGACATCCTCAAGTCGGTCGAGGGCATCGAGTTCGTCCGCTTCGGCGGCGACGACGTGGTCCGCCACAAGCTCGTCCAGCGCATCGTCGAGGCGTACGACCAGCACGCCGCCGACCAGCCGTCCGGCTTGCGGCCGGCCCGCAGAACCGCATAAGTGCTCGAAGTCGACGTGATCGGCGGCGCGCTCCCCGCGGAGCGCGTCGAGGAGGCGGTCGCCTACGCGGCCGCCTCGGCCGGGTTCGACCACGGCCACGTGGCCGTGTCCTTCGTCAGCCCCGAGCGGATCGCGGAGCTCAACCTGACGTGGCGCGGCAAGGTCGGCCCGACCGACGTGCTGTCGTTCCCGATCGACGAGGACGACGAGGACCCGCTGGGCGAGCGTGAGCTCGGGGACGTGTTCATCTGCCCGGAGCACACGGTCGACCTGACCGAGGCGGTCGTCCACGGCGTGCTGCACTTGACGGGTATGGATCACGAGACGGACGAGGGCGAGATGCTCGCCCTGCAGGCCGAGATCATGGAGTGGTTGCGATGACCCGTTCCGGCTTCGTCGCCCTGGCCGGGCGCCCGAACGTCGGCAAGTCGACGTTGGTGAACGCGATGGTGGGCCGCAAGGTGGCGATCGTCTCGGACAAGCCGCAGACCACCCGCCGCGCGATCCGTGGCGTGGTGACGAGCGCCGACTTCCAGCTCGTGCTGACGGACCTGCCGGGCGTGCAGCGCCCGCGCGACGCGCTCACGGCCCGCATGCAGAAGCGCGTGGAGACCGAGCTCTCCGAGGCCGACGCCGCGCTGTTCGTCGTCAACGGCGACCAGGGCATCGGGGGCGCGGGGGACCGCTTCATCGCCGAGGCGCTCAGCCAGGCCAACCTGCCGATCGTGATCGCGGTCAACAAGACCGACCGCATGAACCACACCAAGACGGTGAAGGCCCTCGTGTTCGTCACCGAGCAGCTGGGGCTGCCGGACGCCGAGGTGTTCCCGATCTCGGCCCGCACCGGCAAGGGCGTTCCCGCGCTGACCGAGTACCTGGCCTCGCTGCTGCCCGAGGGCCCGTTCTACTTCCCGCCCGAGGACCACTCCGACCAGCCCGAGGACGTGATGCTCGCCGAGCTCGTCCGCGAGCAGGTGCTGCTGCGGACCCGCCAGGAGGTGCCGCATGCGGTCGAGGTGCAGGTCGAGGAGATCGAGGAGCGCGACAACCTCACCACCGTGCGGGCGATCATGTGGGTGGAGACGGAGTCCCAGAAGGGCATCCTGATCGGCCACCACGGCAAGATGATCAAGTCGATCGGCACGGCGGCGCGCAAGGAGATCGAGCGCGAGCTCGCCGATCACGTCCACCTGGACCTGAGCGTGCGCGTGCGCCGCTCCTGGCGCGCGGACGACGCGCTGCTGGACCGCCTCGGCATCACTTGACGCGCACGCTCGGCGCCGGAGAGACTGGCCCGAGTGCGTGA comes from Solirubrobacter pauli and encodes:
- the era gene encoding GTPase Era, with product MTRSGFVALAGRPNVGKSTLVNAMVGRKVAIVSDKPQTTRRAIRGVVTSADFQLVLTDLPGVQRPRDALTARMQKRVETELSEADAALFVVNGDQGIGGAGDRFIAEALSQANLPIVIAVNKTDRMNHTKTVKALVFVTEQLGLPDAEVFPISARTGKGVPALTEYLASLLPEGPFYFPPEDHSDQPEDVMLAELVREQVLLRTRQEVPHAVEVQVEEIEERDNLTTVRAIMWVETESQKGILIGHHGKMIKSIGTAARKEIERELADHVHLDLSVRVRRSWRADDALLDRLGIT
- a CDS encoding 50S ribosomal protein L11 methyltransferase, coding for MKVPREHAEVALLDLMAFAPGGLEEVDLGDAVEYVLYGAEGELPALGDVRAAVGDALVEVSTSEVDEVDWHSFHHPLDVGPLRVRPPWHEPRDGALDVVIEPGMGFGTGSHATTRLTLELLTALTPEGALADWGCGSGILAIAAAKLGWEPVLACDIEPESVDEARAAAAHNGVALEVTRCDVRQGGPPAPTVLANLVRPLLLQVAANLTEVPERLIISGVETHEIDEVLLAFTRISLVERARREGNGWAAIELIRAPY
- a CDS encoding 50S ribosomal protein L11 methyltransferase produces the protein MIRLGIRVRAADAEVAYARLEPLLAGGFEEIEDGEHVELVVYGDAFGDIVFPELVSQSRTPVADGWETAWHKHLEPVTVGKLTVRPPWLPGPGLVVDPGDTFGLASHPTTKLCLQLLQELPPTPLADWGCGSGVLSVAAAHLGFAPVTAIELDPGAVATARKNGVDAHVADVTEAPPWARTVVANVTAALLGKMTGIPGPPETPVTLIVSGVIVDHADVPRTIFEPLGFTEADRRERDGWVAVRLETNA
- the ybeY gene encoding rRNA maturation RNase YbeY; its protein translation is MLEVDVIGGALPAERVEEAVAYAAASAGFDHGHVAVSFVSPERIAELNLTWRGKVGPTDVLSFPIDEDDEDPLGERELGDVFICPEHTVDLTEAVVHGVLHLTGMDHETDEGEMLALQAEIMEWLR
- a CDS encoding FAS1-like dehydratase domain-containing protein; translated protein: MSHSDTYLVGREKIREYAASIGEQSPICNDVAAAREAGYEDVVAPPMFAAVYKWRAMGPAVLDPEIGIDFSRLVHGAQDFTWHLPVVAGDEITTEASFVDKAKRADITVYTFSSRSTNQRGELVCEGTWTNFVR
- a CDS encoding PhoH family protein, which gives rise to MARRQLEVSNEVAAELAGSRDAALRTLEEQLDCEVFLRGNIVTLDGEAEAVQAGATVIRELSAMVERGHDIGPATVEAVARVLESNESPSKVLEDVVWRHRNLRVAPKSVNQKKYVDAIKRSTVTFGVGPAGTGKTFLAMAMATAALSRREVNRIILTRPAVEAGERLGFLPGDLMAKVDPYLRPLFDALNDMMDPEKVATHLEKGVIEVAPLAFMRGRTLNDSFVILDEAQNTTPEQMKMFLTRLGFGSRMVVTGDVTQVDLPRDQKSGLIVVNDILKSVEGIEFVRFGGDDVVRHKLVQRIVEAYDQHAADQPSGLRPARRTA
- a CDS encoding DUF192 domain-containing protein — protein: MDTRLDGLPVRTLGGGLRIVEARTRRARGLGLARMDPMPADLGLELAPCRSVHTFGMRFALDLIWLDAAGRVVRVDEAVPPRRFRTCRRARSVIETLGGASPAFLAEHDRGDAEGDER
- the dnaJ gene encoding molecular chaperone DnaJ — encoded protein: MPRDYYEVLGVDREADEATIKKSFRRLARELHPDVNAHDPQAEEKFKEAAEAYEVLSDADRRRTYDAYGHEGLKGAGGAPNFQDFGSISDLFSAFFGQGGFDQAFGGTRMRGGAVQGGDVAIAVQITLQDAARGSEIEVAYDATALCETCHGNGAEPGTPIVTCDKCRGAGQIQAVQRTRFGQMVRTALCDKCSGDGRIAEQPCHTCDGRGMVAVERRVKVDIPAGIADGQRLRITSRGHAGERGGPAGDLYVVVRVKEDERFLRDREDLITVVDVPAPLAALGTTIQVPTLDGDVPLDVPAGTQPGETILMNGRGMPPIGRGRTGDLKVVVNVVIPRRLSKKQKDLLEQLADSLTEENLRESEGMIAKLKRALAG
- a CDS encoding pyridoxal-phosphate dependent enzyme; the encoded protein is MITLDDVQAAARRLEGVAHRTPVLSGRSLDEATGAGRVLLKAENLQRVGAFKFRGAYNAVASLPAEERRRGVATVSSGNHAQALALAARLHEVPAVILMPEDAPAGKLAATKGYGAEIVPFDRYEQDREDLLAALVEARGLTPVHPYDNPFVMAGQGTAALELIEDAGPLDVLLVCVGGGGLIAGCSTAARGLSPDTRVIGVEPEEGDDFVRSLAAGERVRVPVPRTIADGQQTPIPGELTFPVVQERVDEVITVSDAEIVTAMRLLFERAKTVAEPSGACAFAALLAGKVDAAGLRVGVTISGGNITAARFAELVGT
- a CDS encoding MaoC/PaaZ C-terminal domain-containing protein, yielding MDELREVTVTPGRYTTYHYAGASGDFNPIHLDDEFARSVELPSKILHGLWTMAQVARAQTDVVGDPLALKSLSVQFRGMGVPEQDIVITSKLKSQENGEAVFDCEAVQDGNKLVRRGKAVVRVTGSS
- the lepA gene encoding translation elongation factor 4; translated protein: MADQSHIRNFSIIAHIDHGKSTLADRILELTQTVDPRSMRAQLLDSMDLERERGITIKAQAVRVFYTAQDGETYQFHLIDTPGHVDFTYEVSRSLAACEGALLVVDASQGVEAQTVANTYLAIDAGLELIPTMNKVDLPGAEPERVGEEIAELIGEDPDQVRRISAKTGEGVLDVLEQIVQRVPPPAGDPEAAPRALIFDSEYDQYRGVIAYIRVVDGTFRKGETILGMQTGTQAEIDDIGFFTPAQLPAEQLGPGEVGYLITGIKDVTQLAVGETLTIKRNPAQEALPGYREVKPMVFCGLFPMNNDDYPELRDALEKLTLNDAALSWESETSDALGFGFRCGFLGLLHMDIVRERLEREYDLELMATMPSVEFEITLTDGNVIPVHNPTDMPDPARIAEVREPYIRASILTPKEYIGQIMELCQDRRGNHSGMHYLSADRVQLTYDLPLAEVVLDFFDQLKTRTKGYASLDYEPIGLRPSNLVKLDVLLGGDAVDALSMVVHRDKAYEQGKQMTERLRKRIPRQQYDVPIQAAVGAKIIARETVKAFRKDVTAKCYGGDISRKRKLLERQKEGKKRMKQVGRIEVPQEAFLAVLELADEK
- the hrcA gene encoding heat-inducible transcriptional repressor HrcA, producing the protein MLTPRQDLLLSKVVDGFARTGQPVGSKTLAADPEVTAGPSTIRNELAVLEERGLLAHPHTSAGRVPTDAGYRYYVDRLMPEAPREQLGLSLVRREVDDAMRETTETLSQVTNLLALVTAPPIATTTIRHIEVLLLQPQVLMVVVITSTGGVSKKVFTFDRPVDAGLADWAGSYLNERLVGMGLGARMLGSRLNDVSLPATERAFVTELAPAFLELVETADDTLYVDGAHRLLSEYRFQDVSQLNALMEMLERRVSMLGVLSTALGSRGTYVRIGIENPQPALQSLSLVAANYGLPQRNLGTVSVIGPTRMDYSRAIRTVREAAHELSRFVEELY
- a CDS encoding GatB/YqeY domain-containing protein; this translates as MQIAERIRADVTTAMKAGERERVQALRLVLSELQKAEKEGGADELAVLRRERKRRREAEEAYREAGRAELAAQEAQEAEIIEAYLPQELSDAELEALVEAGVQSTGASSPRDMGRVIKHVMEAAGGRADGKRVSTKVKEALS